CAGGGGTTTTCGATGTCTTTAGCCAAGATTTCACCTCGCAAAACCGTAAAGGGACGCATCCTGTCAGCGCGATCGCCGCCTCGCTGAAGCTCGACAGCGCCCACAGGTTATACTCACCCGTTCGCAATCACCTCTTCAAACCAACCGAGATACCTCATGAGCACCTCGCTTCCTCTCGCTCCCGCGCGCCGGCCTGTCGCACCGTTGGTGGCCTTTATGATCCTGGTGCTGGGCGCCTTGTTCCTGCAAAGCAGCGTCGACTCGCGCCAGGTGCTGTTGCTGGTGGTCGGCGCCGCACTGGGCCTGACCCTCTACCACGCTGCCTTCGGTTTCACCTCCGCCTGGCGCGTGTTTATCAATGATCGCCGTGGCGCCGGCCTGCGGGCGCAAATGGTGATGCTGGCGCTGGCGGTGCTGCTGTTTTTCCCGGCGCTGGGGGCGGGCACCTTGTTCGGGCAACCGGTGGTCGGGTTGGTGGCGCCGGCCGGGGTGTCGGTGGTGGTTGGCGCGTTTATTTTCGGCATCGGCATGCAGTTGGGCGGCGGGTGCGCCTCGGGCACGTTGTTCACGGTGGGCGGCGGTAATGCACGCATGCTGGTGACCCTGTTGTTCTTTATCTGCGGCTCGCTGATCGCCACGCACCATGTGGATTGGTGGTTTGCGCTGCCGGCGTTCCCGGCGGTGTCCATCGTCAAAAGCTTCGGCGTAATGCCCGCGCTGCTCGCCAGCCTGGCCATGTTTGCGATCATTACGGCCGTCACCGTGCGCTTGGAAAAACGCCGTCACGGCCAGCTGGAAGCGGGCGTCACGAGCGAACATCACGGCTTGCGTCGCTTCCTGCGCGGGCCTTGGCCATTGGTGTGGGGCGCGATTGGCCTGGCGCTGCTCAACTACGCCACCTTGGCGCTGGCCGGGCGGCCGTGGGGGATTACGTCGGCATTCGCGCTGTGGGGCGCCAAGGTGGCGAGCGGCTTGGGTGTGGACGTGGCCAGCTGGGCGTTCTGGCAAATGCCGGGCAATGCCAAGGCCCTGGCCGCGCCGGTATGGGAAGACATCACCAGCGTCATGGACATCGGCATCGTCCTCGGTGCGCTGCTGGCTGCCGGCCTGGCCGGGCGTTTTGCCCCCAGCCTGAAGATCCCGGCGCGTTCGCTGCTGGCGGCGGTGATCGGCGGGCTGCTGCTCGGCTACGGGTCGCGCCTGGCGTACGGCTGCAACATCGGCGCCTACTTCAGCGGCATCGCGTCGGGCAGCCTGCATGGCTGGGTGTGGCTGGTGGCGGCGTTTATCGGTAACAGCGTGGGTGTGCGCTTGCGGCCGTTTTTCTTTGCGGGCGAGCGGCCCCAGGTGGCGCTGAGCGGTTGCTGAATCAGTCCTCCGGGCAAACGCTTGGCGCCTGTGCGGCCTCGGCCGCCAGCTTTTCCCGCTCGGCCTTGCTGATGTAGCGGTCCTTGCTTTTGGGTGCCAATTTGGCGCTGGCCTTTTTGGCCTTGGCCTTGAACAGCTGTTGCAGTTTTTTCTGGCGATTCATAGGTAGTTACCTGGAGTGTGCAGGCGCGGATGATACCAGCTTCAAAACCCGGCCCCGCTGCCTGGGTCGTTTTTCAGTGCCGATCTGTGCATTGAATCGCCATGCCTTTGGCTAATACTCGGGCCCCGCAACTCCCGAGTATTGAACGCTATAAGGAACACACCATGAGCCTGCACATCCGAACCCAACGCATGACCGTGCCTGAGCTGGTCGCCATGAAAGGCCAGCAGAAAATCGTCTCCCTCACGGCGTACACCAGCGCTATCGCCAAGCTGATCGACCCACTGGTGGACTTCATTCTGGTCGGTGACTCCACGGCCATGGTCGGCTATGGCCGGGCGTCCACCTTGAGCATGCAGCTCGAAGAAATCATCGGCCACACCCGCGCGGTGGTCGACAGCACCCGCCTGGCCTGTGTGATTGCCGACATGCCGTTTGGCAGCTATCAGGAATCCCATGAACAGGCTTTTCGCAATTGTGCCCAGGTGTTGGCGCGCACGGGCTGCGACGCGGTCAAATTGGAGGCCAACCAAGCGTTGGCGGGCACTGTGGCGTTTCTGGTGGCGCGCGGTATTCCGGTGATGGCGCACGTGGGGTTGATGCCTCAGTTCGTCAATGTGATGGGTGGGTTCAAAGCGCAGGGGCTCACGGCGCAAACCGGCGCCGTGATTGCCGAAGACGCCCGCGTCAATTTGGAGGCGGGCGCCTTCAGCCTGCTGCTCGAAGGGGTGGCCGAAGGCGTGGCGCGGCAGATTACCCACGATTCGGACAAGCCCACCATCGGCATCGGCGCTTCACCGGCCTGCGACGGGCAGGTGCTGGTCACCGAGGACCTGTTGGGCCTGGGCGGCGAGCGTCTGCCGCGCTTCGTCAAGCAGTACGCCGATGTCGGCGCGGTGATCCGCGAGGCGTGCGGGCAGTTCGCCGACGACGTGCGCCACGGCCGCTTCCCCGAAGCGCGGCACTGCTACGGGCTGTGACGGATCGCCCGGGCCAGCAATTGCACGGCCTGGGCGATGTCCTTGCTCCAGTCGAGGGTGTAGCTCAGGCGCACGTGCTGCGCCCAGCTGCCGTGCAGGCTGAACAACTGGCCTGGGGCGATCACGATGCGTTGAGCCAGCAGGCGCTCGAACACCTGCCGCATGTCCACCGGGCGCCTGGCCTCCAGCCAGAAACTCGCGCCGCCCTGGGGTTCGACCACGTGCCATTCGTCGTGCGTTCCGAGCAGGGCTTTCAGGCGCGTCATCCGTTCCTGCAATGCGGCGCGCAGCGTCACCAGGTGCTGGTCGATGCGCCTGGAGGTGAACAGCTTGGCGATTGCTTTCTGTCGGATGGGCGACAGGCGAAACCCGCGCGCCAGGAACAACCGCTGCAACTGAGACCCTTGCCCGCGACACAGCACATAGCCGTAGGGCGCCTCCGCGCCGATCACCTTGTCGAAGGTCGAGAACACCAGCAGCTTCTGCGGGTCGGCAAAGTCGCGGTAGCGGGCGGGGCGCGCCTCGAAATACAGCTCGGCGTAGGTGTCGTTTTCGAACAGCCAGATATCCTGCTGCGCCAACCAGGCGCAGATCTGCTGTTTATCCTGCGCCGGCATCACGCCGCCCTGGGGCGCGTTCACGCTGGATGACAGCACCGCCAGGCGGATCGGCTCTCGCTCCAGCAGCGCCTGGAAGGCGGCCAGGTCGAAGCGCCCGTCCGCGCCGAGGGGCATTTCAATCACGCGGATATCCGCCGCCTGCAATTGGCGCAGCACCGCCCAGGAACACGGCGATTCCACCACCGCCAGCGTGCCGCGCAACCCCAAAGCGCTGAGCGACAGGTCCAGCACGCTGTGCAAGTCCGAGCCGATATACACCTGTTCGGCTTGCCAATAGTTGTGAGTGGATTGGGTGTAGCGCGCGGCCAGCGCCGCACGCAACTCGGGCTCGCCGAATGGCAGGTACAGAGGGGTGAGGGAGCGTGGGTACTGGCGGGCCAGTTCGCGCTCCATCATCAACAAGGGGTTTTCCAACGACAGCAGCATCGCCGGGGCGTCGCTGCTCAGGGCCAGCATGCCCGGCTGGCGGGCATGGGCGAATACCCGGTCGAGCAGATCAGGCGAACCTTCGCGCGCGAACAGCGCCGGCACGGCCCGAGTGAAATAGCCAAGCTTGGGCCTGGCCTGGACACGTCCCTCGTCCTCCAGCAGCGCGTAGGCGTACTTGGTGGTCGACACCGACACCCCCAGGCGCTGTGCCAACTGGCGCAGGGACGGCAGCTTGCGTTCAGCTGTCGAAGGGCTCGCCTCGATCAACTCGACGAGGTAACGGTACACCGCCTGATAGGCGAAAGAAGCGTCGTCGGCGGTATCCATGAGCCCTCGGGTTAGCCAGGCTGGGCCGCCAAGCTATTACTGATGTTGCGCCCCAGCACCAGCACTGTAACAAAACCGCAGCCCACCAGGGCCGTGGCCAGGCTCAACAGCACCGAGCTGCCCAACTGGTCGACGATGCGCCCGCCGAAGAACGAACCCAAGGCAATGATCACCTGGAACAACGCGACAAACAGCGGCATGCCGCGCTCCACATCCTTGGGTGCGACCACAAACATCCAGATACTGGCACAGGCCGGGAAGGCACCGAAGGCGAAGCCCCACAGCCCGATCAGCATGGCGGCGCCGGTCATACCGGTGGCGAAGTGAGGGAACAGCGCGGTGCTGGTGCCGATCATCAGGGCCACCAGCAACAGGGTGTGACGCACACTGCGGTTGGCGGCGAAACCGGCGAAGATATTGCCGAACACCCCGGCCACGCCGAACAGCAACAGCAGCGAACCAATCGTCGGCCCATCGAAGCCGGAACTGTATTTGAAGAACGGCGCGACATAGGTATAGGCCGCAAAATGCGCCAGGCCGATCAACAGCACCGCGATCAACCCGATCCGCGCCTGTGGGTTGATAAACAACGCCGGCAGGTCACTGATGCGAATGGCCTTTTCCGGGGTGAGGCGGGGCAGCAGGAACACCTGCGCCAGCAGCACCGGAACGCCCAGCAGCGCGGTCACCAGAAAGGTCATGCGCCACCCCATCAGGCCGCTGAGCCAGGTGCCCACGGGCACGCCGAGCACGGTGGCCAGGGTCACGCCCATCATAATGATCGAGGTGGCCTTCGCCACGTCCACGCCCCTGGGCGCCAGGCGCCCACTGAGGGCGATGGCCGTGGCCCAGAAACCGCCGATGCTGATCCCCAGCAAGACACGGCCGAATAACAGCAGGCTGAAATCACTGGCAAAGGCCACGACCGAGTTGGCGATGATCATGATCAACGTCAGGCCGATCAGCAGGTAGCGTCGGTCCATCGCGCCGATGCTCACCGACAGGAACGGGGCGGCGAGTGCGGCCATGATGCCCGGCAGCGTGACCATCAGCCCGGCGTGGCCGGCGCTGATACCGAGGTCGCCGGCCACGTCGTTGAGCACACCCACCGGCAGAAACTCACTGGTCACCAGGGCGAATGCCCCCACCGCGACCGAGAGAATCGCCAGCCACTGCTGTTTGACGCTTTGTTGATTATGTTCGGGACGGCCGCTGGGGGCCTGAGGGGCGCTTGGCATGGTACTGGGTTCCAAGGGAATGTCGCCTGAGGCCAGGCGAAGGGGAAGAATGGGAGGCGATTATAGGAATCGGGCCTGGCCACCCTATAGGCGAGCGGTTCGATAGTAATCATCAGTGCTATCGATGTGAGGGGGTTGAGCTAGGCGTATGTGATGATCGGTCCCGCGCTGCGCGTTGCAACGATCATTTGATGCACGGTGAGTGAGCAACCTGCGTTGCTTAATTGCGAAACGCGCGCCGCAAAAACTCACTGATCAGCCCCACCACCTGCTGCTGAATTACCGCCCGTGGCCTGGCTCACGTCCCTGGGCCTTTGCCACAACTGCGCGGCGGCGGCGGCGGGGCTGCGGTCTTTGCTGGTGGTCCCAGGATGATTGACCGCCGCCACGATATAGCCCAGCCGCGCCAATGCGCTGGCCAACCACGCCTGATTGCGCCAATTGCCGCCGTAACCGTGGAACAGCACCACCAGCGGATGCTCCCCGGCCACCACCGGCGCGTTCTGCACGGCCGGGGCGCCGACGAACACCACATTGTCGGCGATCAGCTCGGGCACCGCGCCGGTAGCGGCGGGGTATCAGACAGTCAGTTCCAACGGGCGGTTGTTTTGCACATTGGGCAGGGTTGCGGTCTTGAAGTCGACAGGGCTTTGGGCAGCGAAGGCGGGAGTGGCCAGGGATAGCAGGAGCAGGGTGCGCAGTGCGGTTTTCATTGGTGTTATCGTCCTTGAATTAAGCGGCGCAGCATGACCTAAAACAGGCAGTTTTGATAGAGAAGAAGCGGGACTAGGAAGTTACTTACACCCTCCTACTTTTAAGTATTACAGAGACGTCCTTCGTGATTTTAGGAAGTGTTTGGCTTTCCTCGGGTAATTATTCATGCAATGTTAGGTGAGCAAATCTCACAGCTTGTTTGGCTGGGTCTTAGGTGTTAATTAATTGCTTTCTGGAGGTGATTATGAAAAGCCTGTTTATGAGCGATTGGATAATAAAGTTTCTGTTTGTCTTATTTGCTGTGTCTGTGGTGCCGTTTGTTGGGGCGGCCTCTGCGCAGGAAAATGCTATATCTAAGTCTGCGGCACCTGGTGCTGTGCTTGTTTTGTCTAATTCTGATAGGAGTCCGGGGGTAGGGTTTGCAACGTTCTACGTTAGAAGTTCGGACTTTTCCCCAGGAACGCTTATCGACCCAAAACAGTTGGTGGAAATTCAATGGAGTACAACATACTATCCTGACAGTATCAGGGAGAACGTAAAGCTTTGCTATTCACGACCTTTCAGTTCGGAAGAAACGTGCAGGAATATCTATCCAAACTCCTTCGGGACGCTGCATGATTTCAATATACAGGCGTTTGGTAATGGCTCGCGTGTCATTATTTATCACGAGGTTTACGGTGGTACGCCGCGCTATACTCGCCCGAGTGGCGTTGATTCAGTAACTTTCAAGTACAGGTCATAAAGCGTAAAAGTGTTCGTTGCTTTTCGCCGATAAGTTATTTATGCAGAAATTATTTTTATGATACGGCAGAGTTGCTGGCCTCCTACTCGGGGAGAAATACTCATGATTACTGTTAATTCTCATGCATCTTCATTTAATAGTCATGCGCCGATAAATAGTACTGTCGCTGCCACATCCGTGTTGTCGGTTTCGTCTGATAAGGATGAAACCCTCGCAACGGCATCAACGACGCGTGAAGTGACGAACAGTACCGTCTCACTACTGGCTCGCCAATTGAGCGAAGCGGCAATACGCGCTGGAAGCCGCCTGCGTTCGAAGAACGAAGACTCGTTCCACGCGATTACCGGCGACAACTACATCGTCAACAAAGCGCACTACGGTGCAGTGCCTCCCAACACCGATAACCCGGAACTCCTGGCTCGCGCACGGCAGGCTAATGGTTTCGTCGACGGTACTGACAGCAACCCTTTCAAAGGGCTTGCGCGCGATCAGCTGAGCCTGATTGCTGGGGACGATAGCGGTTCTTTCACCCTCAATGAACGGCGTTCAGCGTGGGAAGAGTTGCAAGCAACGGCCCCCAAGTTAGACAACCACTCTGAACCGACACCTGCTCATGGGCGTGACCTCTTGATTGCGCGCTTGTACAGAGGGGTTGAACCGCCGGTCGCCTTGCCTCCTGCCACCCGGGAAAACGGCACTCAGAACCATGCCGATTTCCTGAACCGTGAGGATCGAGCCTTGATTTCGGACATGTACGCTTACGCGGCAGCGCAGGGTGCTGACTTGCGTTTCGTCGATCACTTGGCATTTGAAATAGGCACCTATCGTCACTACAGCGATGGCCGTCAACTTGCAGGGAGTAACGTTCGCTATGACGGGGAAGGGTATCAGGTGACGTTCGATTTCAAGCCGGAAGACGCCGCCATTGCTTCAAGCGTCCTGAACGGCACGGCAATCAAAAGCACGCGTTTCGATCAAGGCTTTTTGCAGTACATCCTGCATCCCGCCCAAGGTGCGTTCAGCAACATCGGCGGCGTACCGTTCCTGGAAAAAATGGTGAAAAAATTCTCCAGTGAAGGCGCTGATCAGCCCCCTCTCGGCAGCGAGTTTTCCACCTTAAAGAAAATCAGGATTGAGGACCATATTGTCCAAACCACCAACAAGAACATACGACTGCCGCCCTTCAAACCTGTAGTGGAGAAACTCAATGGCGTCTGGACAGTCACCGAACACGGCAAAGCAGAAGGCTATACGATGGACAAAATCACTGGCCGGCTAATTAAGCCAGTCGAGCCTTCTGATCTTGCTGGTCCGCAGCGCTCAGAGCCTGGCCTTGCCACAGGCGCAGCGCGTGACCGCACCCTGCTTGAGGCCCTTTCAGGCAACCGCGAAACGCCGACCAAGCGTTGGTTCTGGGCCGGCAATGTGTTCAACCTGATCAAAAGTTTAAAACCGTGAAACGGTGCATCAGCCGAGCGCTGCGGTGGCTAGCAGCGAACGAGCGTTACAGCCCCGGCGGCGCGGTTTGCCCCTACGCATGCGTCAGCCCCGTCAACGTATCCGCAATCGTCTTGGTCCGCTGCGCCGTGCCCTCAGTGGCGCGGCTCGACGCTTCAAGCGCATCGAGCATCTCGCGCAGCGCGCCGACCCCGGTGGATTGGTCTTCGATCTGTTGGGCAACGCGCTGGATCTCACTGGACAGCAGGTCAATATCCACGCCGATTTCCGCCGCATTCTTACGGGTGATTTCCGCCAGTTTGCGCACTTCGTCCGCCACCACCGCAAACCCCCTGCCCAGGTCACCGGCGCGTGCCGCTTCAATGGCCGCGTTGAGCGCCAGCAGGTTGGTTTGCCCGGCGATCTGTTGAATCACCTGCACGATCGACTGAATACGCAAACTCGACCCCGCCAGCGTACGCGCCCCTTCCACCGCCACATCCGCCTGGCTGGACAAGCCTTCCACCGTGGACCCGGCCTGGGCCGACACCGCGTTCTGCTGGTCGATGGTCCCCACCAATTCATCCATCGACGCGTGCAACTCGCCCGAGTAATGCTTGAGTTGCGCTGCGATGTCTTCCTGCTGGCGCTCTGCCTGGGCCAGCACCATACCCAAGTCCGCTAGTCCCTCGAACACCGGCAGGATATTGCGATCCAGCCCGCGGGTATTAAGGGTGTTAGCAAAGTCGTTGTTTTTGAACGCGGCAATCTGCTTGACCACTACATGGTTCAATCCCGCCAGCTTCTTCACCTGCCGACGTAAGAAAAATGCCTTGAACTCGCCGTAATGGGCGATGAAATTGTCCACGTACTCGTCCCTGAAACTTGCGCCTTTGCCCACCCGGAAAAAGAAAATCGCCGTCAGTGTCTGGTTAAGGTTCAAACCCAGGATTTCGCCAAAGGTGGAGAACCCCGCCAGCGGCACATCGCCGAACGTGCCGGCCATGCTGCCCAGTTCGGCGCCATTGTTCAGCCGCCGCAAGATGCAGTCATTCAAGATGCCCGCCACCGGTTGGCCGCCCTTGCCGCGTAGGAATTGTTCATAGTCCCGGCGCGTCGCCTCGCGCAATGGTGTACGCCGCACCATCACCAACTCTTCGCCCGGCGCCACGTCGCAGAACAGCTGCACGATCTGCTGCTCATAGTCGATGCGCGCGATGGAGCGCACAAACAACTCACTGCCCACGCGGATGGCAAACGAATAATCCGCCAGCTTCGGCTCCAGCGCCTGGGGCGTGCAATTGAAGGCATCACACAGCGCCTGCACCATGCTTTTGATGTTGCCCGCGCTGTCGATGACCTGGTCAATGGTGCGGTCCTCCACCGAAGCAGTCAGCACGCTGAAGGTCAAATCCGCCGGTTTAAAGTTCTGGCTCTTGAACACCCCAAATCGCACATGCGCCGCCGTCTTCAGGAACACAATCTGTGCATGGTTCTGATAGCTGCGCTGGCCGTCATGAATCAGCGTCTTCTGGAAATCCGACTTACCCCCGGCCGATCCCCCTACAAACAAACACGGGAACCGCCCCGACTCATACAACGCCTCCATAAAAAACGACTCCGACGCCGACAGCCCATCGAACACCACATACGCCAGCGTATCGCGATGATCGATCGAGGTGCGCACCTGCACACGCTTGATATTGGCCACCAACTTGGCAATTCGCTCCTGCATGCCCAGGCGCTTGCCACCGCTGCGAATGTCCTCGCACTCCAACGGCACCATCACCACCTCGGCCGAGGCGATCACACTGTCGTCGAACAACTGCAACACAATCCGATCCCAGCGCTCGCCGGTGGCGCAATACAGCGAATTGGGCGCATTGCAGAGCTCGCCGGAGGTGGTGCAAAGGCTGATGGTAGCGTGCGGGAACCGGCGTTTGAGCTTGGCGGCGATGGCGTCGATGTCCAGGTGCGGCGAGATGAAACCGGTGATCAGCGTGGGCGTGATGCGCTGGGCGGCTAAAGCGGCGTCCAGGTCGCTGGCGGTACAGGTGAGGGTGGTGGTGCCTTGGCGAGCGGGCCGGGATTTTTTCAGAAGGGCGAGTGGATTCATGGGGTGGGGCTCGGTCGAATGGGGATGCGGGGGGCATGCGGTTAGTAGGGTTATCGGCGGGTTGGGTGGGGGCTGGAGGGTGAGGCGGTGGGGTGCGACGGAAGGACGCGGTGAGGGGGCTTTCGGCCAAAAGCGGACCGCCGGCGCGGTTCTGGTTCAGCCCGATAGTCAAGGCTCACAGCATGCGACTGTATATCTAAAGTCATTCTGGCTTATTGCTTACACCTATATCCCTATAGGCCCCTTCTCGCGGTCCAGTTCACTGGGGGGTATTGAAGACCCTCTAAGCCCAGCGGGAGCATGCTCCCTCGCCACAGGGGAACATTAAAGTCATAAGACTTGTATTGGCCGCTGGGTAATTGGCATAGTGCTGCCACTCCCCAACTGACCCGGCGCCAAGGACTAAGTCAGCCAGAAGCTGACGGAAGTTCAGGGCCTTGCCAGGTTGCTTGTTCCAAGGATCTGGACATTTAACCCATGAAAACATACGCAGCGCTGGCCCTTGCGCTCACCACCCTGTGCAGCCCCGTCCACGCGGCGAGCTGGCAGATTTGCCGGCTGGACGTGCAGATCGTCAACGTCTTGAAACAACCGTACCCACAGCTGCAGGGGCGGATCCTCAAGGTCGCCCCGACCACCCCCACCACGCAATGTCCCCAGCAAGGCTCGACGCTCACCTTCACCCCGGAAACCACCGATTACCAGAACACCCTCCCGCGTCGGCAATGGCCTCGAAAAGGCCAGTCGGTGCGGATTGACTACCGGTATCTGGATGGAATTTGCAAGGGCGACGGCCACCCGCATCCGTGTCGCATCGAGCACTACCCACTCATGGGGCGCTAATCGGGCGTCACTCGCTCACGTAGCCTTCGCAGCAAGCCATCGCATGGATATGCCCAGCGCTCCTTCGCGCCTAGCATCATGAATTCTGGCAGCGATCCAGCTCTAAGGACGATTGATGGCTATTAACTTTGAACCCAATATAGAGCAGATCTTGGAGTGTAATTACGGCGACTATCAGTACGATGAAAACGCCATGGCTATCACTAGAGGGACTCAAGCGTACTGGCTGCCTATCAGCCATTCCAGCTCGGCCTTTCCAATCAGAATGTCAGTTATCGGCCAATTATGTTGAAAAAGTCGCCTTGCCCAAAACGTTCGAATACTGATGGGTGAAAAGATCTCTTTTGCACGCTGCTACGTGAAATCTGAGTCCTGAACCTACTGCCAAAAATTCAGATTTCACTCTCAGGCGCGTACTTTTCCGCTGTGGAATTATCATTCGACTTTTTCAACAGAATCGGCCGGAAGCAGCCAATCACACCTCGGATTAAGTCAGGTTAGAAGCAAATCTATTTATTCCCAAAAGAAAACCGCCGAGTCTTCATAAAATAAGTCACGAAGACTCAGGGTTCTATCGAGCCGATGGTTAGCTGCCTGCTCCAGCCCCCTCCCGCGCCATCAATTTATCGACCAACAACACCCCCAGTTCACTCAGCTGATGAATCGCCAACGCCACATCCCGCTGCTTTCCTGTCAATTCATCCGACAGGTCAAGCAGCAACGCGGTGACCGACGAAAAGGTTTCATAGCTATTGACGAGCAGCACTTCGCTGCTGGCATCGTCAGCAACGTTGAATAGCGTGGTCGAAGGTGGAGGAGGCGGTTGTGGCGGTTCGGCGCCCGCGTTGAGGTAGTGATCAATCGCACGATGCGCCGCCTGATTCAGTTTCAGGTCAGGACTGTTCGGAGGGTTAGGCGTGACTTTGTACATAACGGAATTTCCCTGTCAGGGCCGACACCGTTTCGCTACTAAACGAAAGGGTGGCAGCTGTACGCAGGTTAGTAGACCGGGGAATTCCGCAAAGCCGGCGCACCCGAAGGTGCCCTGCGCACAGCCACCATCAAGCACAGACCGGAAGTCTGGTGGATGAAGCTTGTGCACTAAGCGAAATTCGACCACGGGCTACTAAACCCGATCACTGAGTTGTCAGCGACCGGGCCACCTTAGAGACGCTCACTCAAGCGCACAAGCCG
The sequence above is drawn from the Pseudomonas quebecensis genome and encodes:
- a CDS encoding YeeE/YedE family protein, whose protein sequence is MSTSLPLAPARRPVAPLVAFMILVLGALFLQSSVDSRQVLLLVVGAALGLTLYHAAFGFTSAWRVFINDRRGAGLRAQMVMLALAVLLFFPALGAGTLFGQPVVGLVAPAGVSVVVGAFIFGIGMQLGGGCASGTLFTVGGGNARMLVTLLFFICGSLIATHHVDWWFALPAFPAVSIVKSFGVMPALLASLAMFAIITAVTVRLEKRRHGQLEAGVTSEHHGLRRFLRGPWPLVWGAIGLALLNYATLALAGRPWGITSAFALWGAKVASGLGVDVASWAFWQMPGNAKALAAPVWEDITSVMDIGIVLGALLAAGLAGRFAPSLKIPARSLLAAVIGGLLLGYGSRLAYGCNIGAYFSGIASGSLHGWVWLVAAFIGNSVGVRLRPFFFAGERPQVALSGC
- a CDS encoding DUF2986 domain-containing protein, which encodes MNRQKKLQQLFKAKAKKASAKLAPKSKDRYISKAEREKLAAEAAQAPSVCPED
- the panB gene encoding 3-methyl-2-oxobutanoate hydroxymethyltransferase codes for the protein MSLHIRTQRMTVPELVAMKGQQKIVSLTAYTSAIAKLIDPLVDFILVGDSTAMVGYGRASTLSMQLEEIIGHTRAVVDSTRLACVIADMPFGSYQESHEQAFRNCAQVLARTGCDAVKLEANQALAGTVAFLVARGIPVMAHVGLMPQFVNVMGGFKAQGLTAQTGAVIAEDARVNLEAGAFSLLLEGVAEGVARQITHDSDKPTIGIGASPACDGQVLVTEDLLGLGGERLPRFVKQYADVGAVIREACGQFADDVRHGRFPEARHCYGL
- a CDS encoding PLP-dependent aminotransferase family protein; this encodes MDTADDASFAYQAVYRYLVELIEASPSTAERKLPSLRQLAQRLGVSVSTTKYAYALLEDEGRVQARPKLGYFTRAVPALFAREGSPDLLDRVFAHARQPGMLALSSDAPAMLLSLENPLLMMERELARQYPRSLTPLYLPFGEPELRAALAARYTQSTHNYWQAEQVYIGSDLHSVLDLSLSALGLRGTLAVVESPCSWAVLRQLQAADIRVIEMPLGADGRFDLAAFQALLEREPIRLAVLSSSVNAPQGGVMPAQDKQQICAWLAQQDIWLFENDTYAELYFEARPARYRDFADPQKLLVFSTFDKVIGAEAPYGYVLCRGQGSQLQRLFLARGFRLSPIRQKAIAKLFTSRRIDQHLVTLRAALQERMTRLKALLGTHDEWHVVEPQGGASFWLEARRPVDMRQVFERLLAQRIVIAPGQLFSLHGSWAQHVRLSYTLDWSKDIAQAVQLLARAIRHSP
- a CDS encoding MFS transporter, which codes for MPSAPQAPSGRPEHNQQSVKQQWLAILSVAVGAFALVTSEFLPVGVLNDVAGDLGISAGHAGLMVTLPGIMAALAAPFLSVSIGAMDRRYLLIGLTLIMIIANSVVAFASDFSLLLFGRVLLGISIGGFWATAIALSGRLAPRGVDVAKATSIIMMGVTLATVLGVPVGTWLSGLMGWRMTFLVTALLGVPVLLAQVFLLPRLTPEKAIRISDLPALFINPQARIGLIAVLLIGLAHFAAYTYVAPFFKYSSGFDGPTIGSLLLLFGVAGVFGNIFAGFAANRSVRHTLLLVALMIGTSTALFPHFATGMTGAAMLIGLWGFAFGAFPACASIWMFVVAPKDVERGMPLFVALFQVIIALGSFFGGRIVDQLGSSVLLSLATALVGCGFVTVLVLGRNISNSLAAQPG
- a CDS encoding FIST N-terminal domain-containing protein; the encoded protein is MNPLALLKKSRPARQGTTTLTCTASDLDAALAAQRITPTLITGFISPHLDIDAIAAKLKRRFPHATISLCTTSGELCNAPNSLYCATGERWDRIVLQLFDDSVIASAEVVMVPLECEDIRSGGKRLGMQERIAKLVANIKRVQVRTSIDHRDTLAYVVFDGLSASESFFMEALYESGRFPCLFVGGSAGGKSDFQKTLIHDGQRSYQNHAQIVFLKTAAHVRFGVFKSQNFKPADLTFSVLTASVEDRTIDQVIDSAGNIKSMVQALCDAFNCTPQALEPKLADYSFAIRVGSELFVRSIARIDYEQQIVQLFCDVAPGEELVMVRRTPLREATRRDYEQFLRGKGGQPVAGILNDCILRRLNNGAELGSMAGTFGDVPLAGFSTFGEILGLNLNQTLTAIFFFRVGKGASFRDEYVDNFIAHYGEFKAFFLRRQVKKLAGLNHVVVKQIAAFKNNDFANTLNTRGLDRNILPVFEGLADLGMVLAQAERQQEDIAAQLKHYSGELHASMDELVGTIDQQNAVSAQAGSTVEGLSSQADVAVEGARTLAGSSLRIQSIVQVIQQIAGQTNLLALNAAIEAARAGDLGRGFAVVADEVRKLAEITRKNAAEIGVDIDLLSSEIQRVAQQIEDQSTGVGALREMLDALEASSRATEGTAQRTKTIADTLTGLTHA
- a CDS encoding DUF6124 family protein; this encodes MYKVTPNPPNSPDLKLNQAAHRAIDHYLNAGAEPPQPPPPPSTTLFNVADDASSEVLLVNSYETFSSVTALLLDLSDELTGKQRDVALAIHQLSELGVLLVDKLMAREGAGAGS